The sequence below is a genomic window from Actinokineospora baliensis.
TTGCGGTGAAACGCTTGTTCTCGATCGTGGCCGCGGTGGCCGTGGCGTGCACACTCGCGGTGTTCGCGCCCGGTGCGGCCACAGCGGACCCGTACTGCGGCATCACGTGGGGCTCCGGGGTCAAGTCCGCGGGCCTCAACGCCGCGGGCTGGCTGCGCGACGTGCGCGGCGGCAGGCACGAGTGCTACGACCGGCTGGTGATCGACCTGGACGCCCCCGGCGGCCACGGCTACCACGTCAGCTACGTCAACGAGATCACCCAGGACGGCAGCGGCGCCGTCATCCCGACCCGGGGCGCGGCGAAGCTGCAGATCGTCGCCCGCGGCCGCGCCTACGACGACAACGGCCAGTCGACCTACCACCCGGCCAACTGGACCGAACTGGTCGACGTCACCGGCTGGTCGACCTTCCGGCAGGTGGTCTTCGCAGGCACGTTCGAAGGCGACTCGACCGTGGGGATCGGGCTGCGGGCCCGGTTGCCGTTCCGGGCGTTCACCCTGCCGCGCGACAACGGCGGCACCCGGATCGTGATCGACGTGGCGCACTTCTGGTGATGTGAACCGAACGGGTGACCGCCCCGGAATCCGGGGCGGTCATCCCTTTGTGGACCGCTGACGATTCGACGCGCCCGTTCGCCACGGAATTGGTCGGATCAGGTGGATGATCGCCGCCCCCGTTCCCCTGCGCCGCCGTTCCGGTGGAAGATGATCTCGCGGCGCCGCACACCGACCAGATATCTCGGCGAAATGGGAGGGTTCGGATGCGGACAATGGCCAGGCGGTGGGCTCGAACAGTGACTGCCATCGGGGGGAGCGCCATTCTGGCGGTGGCCACGGCGACCGCGGCCGGTGCCGCGACAGCCAGGAACGGGGTCTGCGAGACCGGGGAGTTCTGCCTGTACTGGGGCTTCGGCCTGTCGGGATCGGTGTCGGACTTCAGTGGTTCGATCTCGAACTACGGCGCCTCGCAGCCGGGGTGCTACGAGTTCAAGGGGCCAGGCGCGGGTCAGGGTGAATGCGTCAAGAACAATGCGATCTCGGCCTGGAACAGGACGAGCGGGAACCAGATCACGGTGTACTACAACAGCGGCTACGGTGGAATATCAGACACATTCCTGCCCGATGAGCACGGGGACATGATCGAGGCGATGCGCAACCAGAACGCCTCGCACAAGTTCGCGTAATCGCAGGGGTTCCGACCGCCGCACGGGAAAAACCCGGGGGTCCACGTTCCGCACGTGAACCCCCGGGGAGCCGGGGAACCCTCAGGCCAGCGCGGCCAGGGCGGTGTGGGTCATGACGCGGATGCCCGCCAGCAGGGCCCGCTCGTCGAGTTCGAAGGTCGGCTGGTGCAGGTCCCGCATCGGGCCCTCGCCCGGCCACACGCCCAGGCGCATGAAGGAGCCGGGGACGTGTTCGAGGTACCAGCCGAAGTCCTCGCCGCCCGCCGACTGCTTGGTGCCCGCCAGCGCGTCCTCGCCCAGGGCCGCCTCGATCGCGGTGCGCAGGTACTGCGTGCTCTCGCGCTCGTTGATCACCGGCGGCACGCCGCGGCGGTGCTGGAGTTCGTAGCCGACGCCGGTGGGGGCCAGCAGGGACTGCACCAGGCCCTCCACCAGGGGCTCCAGGTCGGCCCAGACGTCGTGGTCGCCGGTGCGCAGGGTGCCGCGCAGGAACCCGTCCTGCGGGACGGCGTTGGGGGCGTCGCCCGCGTGGACGGCACCCCACACGAGCACGGTGCCGGAGCGGGGGTCCACCCGGCGCGACAGCAGCGCGGGCAGGCCGGTGATCACGGTGCCCAGGGCGTGCACCAGGTCGGCGGTCAGGTGCGGGCGGGAGGTGTGCCCGCCTGGCGAGGTGAGGCGCAGTTCGAGCAGGTCGGTGGCCGAGGTGATCGCTCCGACCCGGGTGCCGACCCGACCGACCTCGGTGCGGGGGTCGCAGTGCAGGCCGAAGATGCGCTCCACGCCGTCGAGGCCGCCCGCGTCGATGACCTCGAGCGCGCCGCCGGGCATGACCTCCTCGGCGGGCTGGAAGATCAGCCGGACGCGGCCGGGCAGGGACGGCGCGGAGGCCAGGGCGATGCCGGTGGCCAGCAGGATCGTGGTGTGCGCGTCGTGGCCGCAGGCGTGCGCGGCGCCGGGGGTGGTCGCGGCGTAGGGCAGGCCGGTGGCCTCGGTCATCGGCAGGGCGTCCATGTCCGCGCGCAGCGCCACGCAGCGCTCACCGGTGCCGATGTCGCAGATCAGGCCGGTGCCGCCGGGCAGCAGCTCCGGCTGCAGGCCGAACGACTTGAGCAGGCCCGCGACCAGCTCGGTGGTGGCGAACTCCTGCCGGGACAGCTCCGGGTGGGCGTGGATGTGCCGGAACCAGGCCAGCACGTCGGCGGCGTTGGCGGCGAGCCACTGGTCCAGCCACTCCGGTCCGCGCCCCGCGCCGAGATCTTCCACAGGGGGCATAGTGACCCCACTGGGGGTGATCAGCACGGCGGACTCCGGACCCGACTTGGCCACCCGGGTACCTCGGCCACCCTCGAAGGGCAGGTCGGGCCGCGAATCCAACACAGTCACGCGACCCCTCCGGCGATGGGCTTCTCGGTCGTTGTTGCGGTCTCCATTTGTCTTCGATCCTGCCCTATGGCAGGCGTCACCCAGCGCCGTTCCGGGCGCTGTACGGCCCGCGGTAGCGCGGCTGCGACCAACGGTCAGCCGACCTTCGCCCCGGCTGGTTGTTGATCAAGACGACCGGTGTTCGTACCGGGGTGAACGCCGGTGCTCAGCCCTTCTTGCGCTTGGACCGCACCCGGTTGCCGTAGATCACCAGGCCGAGCAGCACGACCGCGACCACCCCGACGACCAGCTTGTTCTTCGCCTTGTCGGCGTCGGCCTCGGTCTGCGCCGGGGGGATCTCGACCCCGGGTGCGGTGGTTTGTTGGGCGAGCACGGCTGAGCCGGGGACGGGGGCGGCCGAGGCGGTACCCACGGCGGTGCCCA
It includes:
- a CDS encoding M20 family metallopeptidase; translation: MTVLDSRPDLPFEGGRGTRVAKSGPESAVLITPSGVTMPPVEDLGAGRGPEWLDQWLAANAADVLAWFRHIHAHPELSRQEFATTELVAGLLKSFGLQPELLPGGTGLICDIGTGERCVALRADMDALPMTEATGLPYAATTPGAAHACGHDAHTTILLATGIALASAPSLPGRVRLIFQPAEEVMPGGALEVIDAGGLDGVERIFGLHCDPRTEVGRVGTRVGAITSATDLLELRLTSPGGHTSRPHLTADLVHALGTVITGLPALLSRRVDPRSGTVLVWGAVHAGDAPNAVPQDGFLRGTLRTGDHDVWADLEPLVEGLVQSLLAPTGVGYELQHRRGVPPVINERESTQYLRTAIEAALGEDALAGTKQSAGGEDFGWYLEHVPGSFMRLGVWPGEGPMRDLHQPTFELDERALLAGIRVMTHTALAALA
- a CDS encoding AMIN-like domain-containing (lipo)protein → MKRLFSIVAAVAVACTLAVFAPGAATADPYCGITWGSGVKSAGLNAAGWLRDVRGGRHECYDRLVIDLDAPGGHGYHVSYVNEITQDGSGAVIPTRGAAKLQIVARGRAYDDNGQSTYHPANWTELVDVTGWSTFRQVVFAGTFEGDSTVGIGLRARLPFRAFTLPRDNGGTRIVIDVAHFW
- a CDS encoding peptidase inhibitor family I36 protein; the protein is MTAIGGSAILAVATATAAGAATARNGVCETGEFCLYWGFGLSGSVSDFSGSISNYGASQPGCYEFKGPGAGQGECVKNNAISAWNRTSGNQITVYYNSGYGGISDTFLPDEHGDMIEAMRNQNASHKFA